Proteins from one Staphylococcus saprophyticus subsp. saprophyticus ATCC 15305 = NCTC 7292 genomic window:
- a CDS encoding NupC/NupG family nucleoside CNT transporter codes for MHIIIGLIGIVVFLALAFLFSSDRKNIRWQYIGLLLVIQLVFAFILLKTKFGITVIGGISDGFNYLLAKAAEGVNFVFGGFEFVDPKNPPFFFNVLLPIVFISALIGILQYTKILPWIINVLGLAISKINGMGRLESYNAVAAAILGQSEVFISLKKELAHIPKQRLYTLTASAMSTVSASIIGAYFTLIEPRYVVTAVVLNLFGGFIIASIINPYKVDAKEDKLIVQESEAGKQSFFEMLGEYILDGFKVAVIVGAMLIGYIAIIALLNGLVSAIFTGISGGSITWDFQTLIGFVFAPFAFLVGVPWNDAVQAGSIMATKLLSNEFVAMQSLSQVKDMSEHAKGVISVFVVSFANFSSIGIISGAIKSLNNEKGDMVARFGLKLLFGATLVSFISAAIAGFFI; via the coding sequence ATGCATATAATTATCGGTTTAATTGGGATAGTAGTGTTTCTTGCATTAGCGTTTCTATTTAGCTCAGATAGAAAAAACATCCGATGGCAATATATCGGACTATTGTTAGTCATACAACTTGTATTCGCATTTATTTTACTTAAAACGAAATTCGGTATCACAGTCATTGGCGGCATATCAGATGGCTTTAACTATTTATTAGCAAAAGCAGCAGAAGGTGTAAACTTTGTCTTTGGTGGTTTTGAATTTGTAGATCCAAAAAACCCTCCATTCTTCTTTAATGTATTATTACCAATCGTGTTTATTTCTGCATTAATTGGTATTTTACAATATACGAAAATCCTACCATGGATTATTAATGTACTTGGTTTAGCTATTTCTAAAATAAATGGTATGGGTCGTTTAGAATCTTACAATGCTGTTGCGGCAGCCATTTTAGGACAATCTGAAGTGTTTATTTCATTAAAGAAAGAATTAGCTCATATACCTAAACAACGCCTTTATACTTTGACGGCTTCAGCGATGTCTACAGTATCAGCTTCCATTATTGGTGCCTATTTCACCTTAATCGAGCCACGTTACGTTGTTACGGCAGTCGTATTGAACTTATTTGGCGGTTTCATTATCGCTTCTATCATTAATCCTTATAAAGTAGATGCCAAAGAGGATAAACTAATCGTTCAAGAAAGTGAAGCAGGGAAGCAATCTTTCTTCGAAATGTTAGGCGAGTATATTTTAGACGGTTTTAAAGTAGCAGTTATTGTAGGAGCAATGTTAATTGGTTACATAGCAATTATCGCGTTACTTAACGGTCTTGTCAGTGCAATATTCACTGGTATTTCTGGAGGTAGCATTACTTGGGACTTCCAAACACTTATCGGTTTCGTATTTGCACCATTTGCCTTCTTAGTTGGTGTTCCTTGGAACGATGCTGTACAAGCTGGTTCTATTATGGCGACAAAATTATTATCTAACGAGTTCGTTGCCATGCAAAGCTTAAGCCAAGTGAAAGATATGAGTGAACATGCGAAAGGTGTTATTTCAGTCTTCGTCGTTTCATTTGCGAACTTCAGTTCAATCGGTATCATCTCAGGCGCTATCAAATCATTGAACAATGAAAAAGGTGACATGGTTGCACGTTTCGGATTAAAACTATTATTCGGTGCAACTTTAGTTTCATTTATTTCAGCAGCTATTGCAGGATTCTTTATCTAA
- the pdxT gene encoding pyridoxal 5'-phosphate synthase glutaminase subunit PdxT: MKIGVLALQGAVREHIHHIELSGHEGVAIKRIEQLEEIDGLILPGGESTTLRRLMNLYGFKEALQQSTLPMFGTCAGLIVMAKQISGEDGYLDKLDITVQRNSFGRQVDSFESELDVKGIAEDIEGVFIRAPHIEATHGDVDVLSTVGDKIVAVQEGRYLGVSFHPELTDDYRVTQYFIEAIVKPTLTEKV, from the coding sequence ATGAAAATTGGTGTATTAGCACTTCAAGGTGCAGTCAGAGAGCATATACATCACATAGAATTAAGCGGTCACGAAGGCGTTGCAATTAAGCGAATTGAACAATTAGAAGAGATTGATGGTCTGATCTTACCTGGTGGAGAATCCACAACATTGCGTAGATTAATGAATTTATATGGTTTCAAAGAAGCCTTACAGCAATCAACATTACCAATGTTTGGCACATGTGCAGGTCTTATTGTAATGGCTAAACAGATTTCTGGGGAAGATGGCTACTTAGATAAACTCGATATCACAGTTCAAAGAAATTCATTTGGACGACAAGTAGATAGTTTTGAAAGTGAATTAGATGTAAAAGGCATTGCGGAAGATATCGAAGGCGTATTTATCAGAGCACCTCATATTGAAGCGACACATGGTGATGTTGACGTACTTAGTACAGTTGGTGATAAAATTGTTGCCGTTCAAGAAGGACGTTATTTAGGTGTATCATTCCATCCTGAATTGACAGATGATTATAGAGTGACACAGTATTTTATTGAAGCAATTGTCAAACCGACACTTACTGAAAAAGTTTAA
- the pdxS gene encoding pyridoxal 5'-phosphate synthase lyase subunit PdxS: protein MSKVTGSERVKRGMAEMQKGGVIMDVVNAEQAKIAEEAGAVAVMALERVPSDIRAAGGVARMANPKIVEEVMNAVSIPVMAKGRIGHITEARVLESMGVDYIDESEVLTPADEEYHLRKDTFTVPFVCGCRNLGEAARRIGEGAAMLRTKGEPGTGNIVEAVRHMRQVNSEVSRLTVMNDDEIMTEAKNIGAPYEVLKNIKENGKLPVVNFAAGGVATPQDAALMMELGADGVFVGSGIFKSEDPEKFAKAIVQATTHYQDYELIGRLAKELGIAMKGLDINDLSLEERMQERGW from the coding sequence ATGTCTAAAGTTACTGGATCAGAGAGAGTTAAAAGAGGCATGGCAGAAATGCAAAAAGGCGGCGTCATTATGGACGTTGTAAATGCAGAGCAAGCTAAAATTGCGGAAGAAGCAGGAGCGGTTGCTGTCATGGCGTTAGAACGTGTACCATCTGACATTAGAGCAGCAGGTGGCGTAGCGCGTATGGCTAATCCAAAAATTGTAGAGGAAGTAATGAATGCTGTTTCAATACCAGTCATGGCGAAAGGACGTATCGGTCATATTACGGAGGCACGTGTACTTGAGTCTATGGGTGTAGATTATATCGATGAGTCTGAAGTATTAACACCTGCTGATGAAGAATATCATTTAAGAAAAGATACATTTACAGTACCATTTGTCTGTGGATGTCGTAATTTAGGTGAAGCAGCTCGTCGTATTGGTGAAGGTGCAGCGATGTTACGTACGAAAGGTGAACCTGGTACTGGTAATATTGTGGAAGCAGTAAGACATATGAGACAAGTTAATTCTGAAGTAAGTCGTTTAACTGTTATGAATGACGATGAGATTATGACAGAAGCTAAAAATATTGGTGCGCCATATGAAGTATTAAAAAATATTAAAGAAAATGGTAAATTACCAGTAGTTAATTTTGCAGCAGGTGGTGTTGCGACACCTCAAGATGCCGCTTTAATGATGGAATTAGGCGCAGATGGTGTGTTTGTAGGATCAGGTATTTTTAAATCTGAAGATCCAGAAAAATTTGCAAAAGCCATTGTTCAAGCAACAACACATTATCAAGATTATGAATTAATTGGTCGTTTAGCAAAAGAGCTAGGTATAGCGATGAAAGGTTTAGATATCAATGACCTGTCTTTAGAAGAACGTATGCAAGAGCGTGGTTGGTAA
- a CDS encoding PLP-dependent aminotransferase family protein has protein sequence MEKRHLYIELYENLKQQIIEGQYQSGDKFPSKRVLGQHLSVSNTTIEHAYQFLLDEGYIYSKPRSGYFVSDIETLPIIKRNHSQLNGPSLDMTSNNRHNDQSYQYAFNLTEIDAEYFPMHQFRKYARDVFEDDQLGLLQHTNPKGEWSLRQEIAHYLFNSRGVTCHPEQIIIGSSTEQLINLLTDMLSKEQFIIENPSYPPIKQVLDKKHIPYLQTPVNKTGIDLNYFSQTNNNIAYVTPSHQFPTGYVMNLKKRTQLINWAHQNEYRYIIEDDYDSEFRYFGKPIPALQSLDTKDKVIYISTFSKSLFPSCRIAYLVLPKKLLAQYEHLKNKEGNTVPAHLQKIVANFMESGSFERHLNKMRKVYSKKLKFILEKLKPYEDQLQIDGALAGMHFTLTVKNGYSMDQCLKNAANNQLKILPFYHYDKNQTSVKFILGFGGIPFSKLNDHTNALINSLCL, from the coding sequence ATGGAAAAACGACATCTATATATAGAATTATATGAAAACTTGAAGCAACAAATTATAGAAGGACAATATCAATCTGGTGATAAATTTCCTTCTAAACGTGTCCTTGGCCAACATTTATCCGTAAGTAATACAACAATCGAGCACGCGTATCAATTTTTATTAGATGAAGGCTATATATATTCCAAACCACGTTCTGGTTATTTCGTTTCAGATATTGAAACATTACCTATCATTAAAAGAAATCATAGTCAGTTAAATGGACCATCTTTAGACATGACTTCTAACAATCGTCATAATGACCAATCATATCAATATGCTTTTAATCTAACTGAAATTGATGCCGAATACTTTCCCATGCATCAATTTAGAAAGTATGCACGTGATGTCTTTGAAGATGATCAACTCGGTTTACTACAACACACAAATCCCAAAGGAGAGTGGTCATTGCGTCAAGAAATCGCTCATTACCTTTTTAACAGTCGTGGTGTTACTTGTCATCCAGAGCAAATTATCATTGGTTCCTCAACAGAACAACTTATTAATTTGCTCACAGATATGTTAAGTAAAGAACAGTTTATTATTGAAAACCCAAGTTACCCACCAATCAAACAAGTACTCGATAAGAAGCACATCCCTTATCTTCAGACACCTGTTAATAAAACAGGGATTGACTTAAACTATTTTAGCCAAACCAATAATAATATTGCCTATGTCACACCGTCTCACCAGTTCCCTACAGGCTACGTAATGAATTTAAAAAAAAGAACCCAACTTATAAATTGGGCACATCAAAATGAATATAGATATATTATTGAAGATGACTACGATTCCGAATTTCGTTACTTCGGAAAACCAATACCTGCGTTACAGAGTTTAGATACCAAAGACAAAGTGATCTATATAAGTACATTTTCTAAATCCCTTTTCCCAAGTTGTAGAATAGCTTATTTAGTTTTACCAAAAAAATTGTTAGCACAATATGAACATTTAAAAAACAAAGAAGGTAACACCGTACCTGCACATTTACAAAAAATAGTAGCTAATTTTATGGAATCAGGTAGTTTCGAAAGGCATCTTAACAAAATGAGAAAAGTATATAGCAAAAAACTAAAATTCATTCTAGAAAAACTAAAACCGTATGAAGATCAATTACAAATAGATGGTGCACTTGCTGGCATGCACTTCACTTTAACTGTAAAAAACGGCTATTCAATGGATCAGTGCCTTAAAAACGCTGCAAACAACCAATTGAAAATTCTACCTTTTTATCACTATGATAAAAACCAAACATCTGTGAAATTTATTTTAGGTTTTGGAGGGATACCCTTTTCAAAATTAAATGATCATACCAACGCATTAATAAATAGTCTATGTCTATAA